One genomic region from Epinephelus fuscoguttatus linkage group LG8, E.fuscoguttatus.final_Chr_v1 encodes:
- the LOC125892618 gene encoding protein S100-A1-like isoform X2: MSDPKERNLQNVMEAMIQVFHSYSAKEGDKYKLSKVELKSLLQGEFGDFLTCSKDPLVVEKIMADLDDNKDGQVDFQEFILLVAALTVACNEFFKDYPTDSGSKKD; encoded by the exons ATGTCTGATCCAAAAGAGCGCAACCTGCAAAACGTGATGGAGGCTATGATCCAAGTGTTTCACTCCTACTCTGCAAAAGAAGGTGACAAGTACAAGCTGAGCAAAGTGGAGCTGAAGAGCCTGTTACAGGGAGAATTCGGTGATTTCCTGACA tgcagcaaagaccccctggtGGTCGAGAAAATTATGGCTGACCTGGATGACAACAAAGATGGTCAGGTGGACTTCCAGGAGTTCATCCTTCTGGTTGCTGCGCTGACTGTCGCCTGCAATGAATTCTTCAAAGACTACCCTACTGACAGTGGTTCCAAGAAAGACTGA